One part of the Sciurus carolinensis chromosome 4, mSciCar1.2, whole genome shotgun sequence genome encodes these proteins:
- the LOC124983305 gene encoding apolipoprotein F-like — translation MTQTMLLLCCVLLSPVAAFPRNVQNEDLTLQPSFTETGHPTQALSSQLPLPDPSTCQNLLHTVPSLAPLPEYLSSLALRMTLEEVGCPSEAHYLQLQLVRMGGEDLTETLVHESQKYTQKERTGNNEAILRDLGGVSGELRRVQRSVTIPEVCTSDHGWVLYETAALMIEFAEKLPSTDLVREFKTSAINVTQKCTDESWEHLEEVSKRLIKSPDIEDVTLPIEDQVYFIVQTTTLLKRVVLDLLQKYFQAYFG, via the coding sequence ATGACCCAGACCATGCTTCTCCTTTGCTGTGTCCTGCTGTCTCCAGTGGCTGCTTTTCCAAGAAATGTCCAGAATGAGGACCTGACCCTCCAGCCATCTTTCACAGAGACTGGGCACCCAACACAGGCGCTCTCCAGCCAGCTTCCTCTCCCAGATCCCAGCACCTGCCAGAATCTCTTACACACAGTCCCCTCCTTAGCCCCTCTGCCTGAGTACCTGTCCAGCTTAGCTCTGAGGATGACCCTGGAGGAGGTTGGCTGCCCATCTGAGGCCCACTATCTACAGCTACAGCTTGTTAGGATGGGAGGAGAGGACCTCACAGAAACCCTCGTCCATGAGAGTCAAAAGTACACTCAGAAGGAAAGAACTGGCAATAATGAGGCCATTCTGAGGGATTTGGGAGGAGTGTCAGGGGAGCTGAGGAGGGTCCAACGCTCAGTTACCATCCCTGAGGTATGTACCTCTGACCATGGGTGGGTACTGTATGAGACAGCAGCACTGATGATTGAATTTGCTGAAAAACTTCCTTCCACTGATCTGGTAAGAGAGTTCAAGACTTCTGCCATTAATGTTACCCAGAAGTGCACGGATGAATCTTGGGAGCATTTGGAAGAAGTAAGCAAAAGGCTGATAAAAAGCCCAGACATTGAGGATGTCACACTTCCTATAGAAGATCAGGTGTACTTTATCGTTCAAACAACAACCCTTCTGAAACGTGTTGTTCTGGACCTGCTCCAGAAATATTTTCAGGCTTATTTTGGGTAG
- the Apof gene encoding apolipoprotein F, whose translation MYSFRLIMIPVEVLLCYLLLHSADAISYRKQTNVSMHLFSSLGSPPLFSDFLSCQTLLPKSLPGFAHMALLPKFLVSLALRNALEEAGCHHDAWTLQLQLYCWAGVNATQGLIHHLQGLQKGRSTESRVSGEALTSALQLLSREQPGQKRVRRSFSTKDCENEQEQAVHNVIRLLPGVGTYYNLGTAFYYAIQNCSDKAKERGQDGAIDLGYDLLMTMAGLSGGPTGLVISATLKPALKAGVQQLIQYYYKKETNIPQPETSTEGLWSTSDVSDLEETTTIFPLVSEVVSPGLGMWLKSKVLSWYG comes from the coding sequence ATGTATAGCTTCAGACTCATCATGATACCAGTTGAGGTTCTTCTTTGCTACCTCCTGCTGCATTCTGCGGATGCCATTTCATATAGAAAGCAGACAAATGTCTCCATGCACCTTTTCTCATCCTTGGGATCTCCTCCACTCTTCTCAGACTTCTTGTCTTGCCAGACTCTACTTCCAAAGTCTCTACCTGGCTTTGCCCACATGGCCCTTCTACCCAAGTTCCTAGTCAGCCTGGCTCTAAGGAACGCCCTGGAGGAAGCTGGCTGCCATCATGATGCCTGGACCTTGCAGCTTCAGCTCTACTGCTGGGCTGGTGTGAACGCAACACAGGGCCTCATCCACCATCTTCAAGGACTCCAGAAAGGcagaagcacagagagcagagtGTCAGGGGAAGCCCTAACCTCTGCTCTGCAGCTGTTATCCAGGGAGCAGCCAGGGCAAAAGAGGGTGAGGCGCTCCTTCTCCACTAAGGACTGTGAGAATGAGCAGGAACAGGCTGTGCATAATGTCATCAGACTATTGCCAGGAGTGGGAACCTACTATAACCTGGGCACAGCTTTCTACTATGCCATTCAGAATTGCTCTGACAAGGCCAAGGAAAGAGGCCAAGATGGAGCCATAGATCTGGGTTATGACCTTCTGATGACCATGGCAGGACTGTCAGGGGGCCCCACAGGTCTAGTGATTAGTGCTACACTTAAACCAGCATTAAAGGCTGGTGTACAGCAACTGATCCAGTATTATTATAAGAAAGAGACAAACATCCCTCAGCCAGAGACCAGCACGGAGGGCTTGTGGAGCACCTCAGATGTGAGTGACTTGGAAGAAACAACTACCATATTTCCTTTGGTGTCAGAAGTAGTCAGtccagggttggggatgtggctcaaaagTAAAGTGCTTTCCTGgtatgggtga